A region from the Linepithema humile isolate Giens D197 chromosome 1, Lhum_UNIL_v1.0, whole genome shotgun sequence genome encodes:
- the sha gene encoding uncharacterized protein sha isoform X2, protein MIYVHLSLQNAVGKMRFLALVLASCFYLLQVVVHCQELSVIRHSDGDIFTIEGSCTEACTVLSSGTASPYSRSSSSSSLLVPNSSCTCQCNFDSPIFREDLHICVNDIHECNVAGFVSNNGYVERVPYVFLPQRGQIIYPHAEIRFEGVTTPVCGIAGAQQLGRAGWSELRNLSDTEPPFRLFRDEGRTFLQWIGETGLRDAAEGRVVTAKLVCRDASPKSTSPGVFTPCVAFRVAGSPSKNNVREVMFASTSQVSQGLSATEYIAIGLSSVILALIYIASVSLYLHSRRAKRKSIEEANITLDGGRDGSGLVKNNPLLTATRHFESDTNSGLTESDLGDDLAPSDNEQGFENITSAIVHPHCVYLEQSEGLFSAGSILGERLPEEDVRVVETADNAHQQDVPVLPGAQRRKLYFNPAYFDRQLLLAPPPAAIEFLLKIREVISIAKHKMAAKRFVPILTGIPEEGSGSERCESAKSSKQQRITPSSVPGSAAKSRKSQRCTGCPGCSESPRHLPALPVPDLPSHGESKVRAWLEDVRPPQRRWRDRAEDTRRNFQENARTFARNLEYLKELARRDLADPEERARLAGKSVSSWKDNPPMLRTFQNIAARSEILENDDRHSVSRRSTRSMFEGSEYDRYNRGKRRNDTMFRFTAGDDAINAKVRKAIENSFIKQMEENAAVENGTKRNMKDDRSNKSEDESAKTDRSSSNTEKSEKSQQPQQNNSVPKKSRKPKAPSAPPSKKKELPDMINELPGARNTAKRIMDAVIREMVDVKALDHHHVKSTDRATIGDYEVDSLERAKCSRKSSTSPDQSSTDNQSSPALSTALPMDEELTMQNAVINTRTGEMTMSKLGNQIIAERNRYNNLPELLSNQRAEYSLVSEVYVNDGYASPACSDDSGPEIQYEPENPGHLTIKVQDSPENYIKLDESEYEPDTLDRKPMKLRINDDVHYDREEIANEVYVDSLERPAQILLKSKGSFRNENSALQRDHGSLREIYEAKIKSISKDALLTNGHDVKCQTNGDSDGTVSWKKCRYLTPDSRQAKRQRKPHNQPDVVPLPPTEEIYQRPKLPRRVEDAKLLPPPSSPSKNAWDRSPVEAGDPTASNGTPVLKTDGYHVGNCLCAPQTRSGVATDEMHREDVALTEIMFLDERIDDRTVTNGCRDCPCETRIEIDDSADGYKFHGDVGAKEEVSSRGTKATREKRAAVSSSHHRSSAKNFRTRSGWNVDNHREDESRLINNDRAPNCSKTRQMMKGLSRSCDASNLDNAMLPLVADNRRGHVKVEDSGYLSSTDSNGSHKRLLRHDVSSVSEETDETESVCDGASESGAESIGTDSVFFGNFRRLSEMSKSADSGVDLDPKNPPCYQPLFGARHDVAVVLERTNFSASDSETESLVTVLPPCSSQCNSLVS, encoded by the exons AGTGCAATGTTGCGGGGTTTGTCAGCAACAACGGCTACGTGGAGAGAGTGCCTTATGTCTTCCTACCACAACGAGGACAGATAATATATCCGCATGCGGAAATCCGCTTTGAAG GTGTGACCACTCCTGTATGCGGAATCGCCGGTGCTCAGCAATTGGGCAGGGCGGGATGGTCCGAACTGAGGAATCTCTCTGACACCGAGCCGCCTTTCAGACTGTTCCGAGACGAGGGCAGAACCTTCTTACAG TGGATTGGCGAAACTGGACTGAGAGACGCTGCGGAAGGACGAGTCGTGACAGCCAAACTAGTCTGCAGAGATGCCTCGCCCAAGTCGACGTCTCCCGGGGTTTTCACACCCTGCGTGGCATTCAGAGTTGCCGGTTCACCCTCCAAAAATA ATGTACGAGAAGTGATGTTCGCATCGACGTCTCAGGTGTCACAAGGTTTATCGGCTACGGAGTACATCGCCATTGGCCTTTCTTCCGTCATCTTGGCCCTTATATATATAGCCAGCGTATCGTTATATTTGCATAGCAGAAGAGCTAAAAGAAAATCCATCGAGGAAGCGAACATCACTCTCGACGGTGGTCGAGACGGCAGCGGATTAGtgaaaaataatccattattgaCCGCTACGAGACACTTCGAGAGTGACACTAATAGCGGACTTACCGAGAGTGATTTGGGCGACGATCTCGCTCCGAGCGATAACGAGCAAGGCTTCGAAAAC ATAACGTCTGCGATCGTTCATCCGCATTGCGTGTATCTGGAGCAATCGGAAGGGCTTTTCTCGGCAGGTTCTATTCTGGGCGAGAGATTGCCGGAAGAGGATGTACGCGTCGTGGAGACGGCTGACAACGCGCATCAGCAGGATGTACCGGTTCTTCCAGGTGCTCAACGGAGGAAATTGTACTTCAATCCCGCGTACTTCGATCGACAGCTATTGCTG GCTCCACCGCCGGCTGCCATCGAGTTCCTGCTCAAAATCCGAGAAGTCATCTCCATCGCCAAGCACAAAATGGCAGCGAAAAGATTTGTTCCTATCCTTACAG GTATTCCGGAAGAGGGGAGTGGTTCCGAGCGATGCGAGTCGGCGAAGTCGAGCAAACAGCAGCGGATCACGCCGAGTTCCGTCCCGGGCTCAGCCGCAAAATCGCGCAAGTCGCAGCGATGCACCGGATGCCCCGGCTGCAGCGAGTCTCCCCGACATCTTCCCGCTCTTCCTGTGCCCGATCTGCCGAGCCACGGTGAGAGCAAGGTGCGCGCCTGGCTGGAGGACGTGCGACCGCCGCAACGTCGCTGGCGGGACCGGGCCGAGGACACGCGCAGAAACTTCCAGGAAAATGCCCGCACGTTCGCGCGGAATCTCGAGTACCTGAAGGAACTAGCCAGACGCGACTTGGCCGATCCGGAGGAACGTGCGCGTCTGGCCGGCAAGTCGGTGTCTTCGTGGAAGGACAACCCGCCGATGCTGAGAACCTTCCAGAACATCGCCGCCAGGAGCGAGATTCTGGAGAACGACGATCGTCACAGCGTGTCCAGACGATCGACCAGGTCTATGTTCGAGGGATCCGAATACGATCGTTACAACCGTGGCAAGCGGCGAAACGATACGATGTTCCGATTCACCGCCGGCGACGACGCGATAAACGCGAAAGTCCGCAAGGCCATCGAGAATTCCTTCATCAAGCAGATGGAAGAGAACGCGGCCGTGGAGAACGGGACGAAAAGGAATATGAAGGACGACAGGAGCAACAAGAGCGAGGACGAGTCGGCGAAAACAGACAGGTCGTCCAGCAACACAgagaaatcggaaaaatcgcaGCAACCCCAGCAAAACAATTCCGTGCCGAAGAAATCGAGGAAACCGAAAGCGCCGAGCGCACCGCCGTCGAAGAAGAAGGAACTTCCGGACATGATCAACGAGCTGCCCGGCGCGAGAAACACCGCGAAGCGCATCATGGACGCCGTGATACGCGAGATGGTGGACGTGAAAGCGTTGGATCATCATCATGTGAAATCGACCGATCGCGCGACGATCGGCGACTATGAGGTGGACAGTCTGGAGCGTGCCAAGTGTAGCCGGAAGTCATCCACGTCGCCGGATCAGTCATCGACGGACAATCAGTCCAGTCCGGCGCTGTCCACGGCGCTGCCGATGGACGAGGAGCTGACGATGCAGAACGCCGTGATTAACACACGCACCGGCGAGATGACGATGTCGAAGCTCGGCAATCAGATCATCGCCGAGAGAAACCGCTACAACAATCTGCCGGAACTGCTCAGCAATCAACGCGCGGAATACTCGCTCGTGAGTGAGGTGTACGTGAACGACGGCTACGCGAGTCCGGCCTGCAGTGACGACAGTGGTCCAGAGATCCAGTACGAACCGGAGAACCCGGGCCACTTGACTATCAAGGTGCAAGACTCGCCGGAAAATTACATCAAACTGGACGAGTCCGAGTACGAGCCGGACACGCTGGACCGGAAGCCGATGAAGCTGCGGATCAACGACGACGTGCACTACGATCGGGAGGAGATTGCCAATGAAGTCTATGTGGACTCGCTGGAGCGACCGGCTCAGATTTTGCTGAAGAGCAAAGGCAGCTTCCGCAACGAGAATTCCGCGCTGCAACGCGACCACGGCAGTCTGCGGGAGATCTATGAAGCGAAGATCAAATCAATCTCGAAGGACGCGCTCTTGACGAACGGTCACGACGTGAAGTGTCAAACGAACGGCGATTCGGACGGCACTGTTTCGTGGAAAAAGTGCCGGTATCTAACGCCGGACAGCAGGCAAGCGAAGAGACAACGAAAGCCGCACAATCAGCCGGACGTGGTGCCGCTGCCGCCCACGGAGGAGATCTATCAGCGGCCGAAGCTGCCGCGGCGCGTCGAGGACGCGAAGCTACTGCCACCGCCGTCGTCTCCGTCAAAAAACGCCTGGGACAGGAGTCCTGTCGAAGCGGGTGACCCTACGGCCAGCAACGGCACTCCTGTCCTAAAAACCGACGGATATCATGTAGGGAACTGTCTCTGCGCGCCGCAGACTCGATCTGGCGTCGCGACCGACGAGATGCACCGCGAGGACGTTGCTTTGACAGAAATAATGTTTCTCGACGAGAGGATCGACGATCGTACCGTGACGAACGGTTGCAGGGACTGCCCGTGCGAGACGCGAATCGAAATCGACGATTCTGCGGACGGGTACAAGTTCCATGGAGACGTTGGCGCCAAGGAGGAAGTATCGTCGCGAGGAACGAAGGCGACTCGGGAGAAACGGGCGGCCGTGAGCTCCTCACATCACAGAAGCTCCGCAAAAAATTTCAGGACGCGATCAGGATGGAACGTTGATAATCATCGGGAGGACGAAAGCAGATTGATCAATAATGACAGAGCGCCGAATTGCTCCAAGACGAGGCAGATGATGAAGGGTCTGTCGAGGAGCTGCGACGCGTCGAACTTGGACAACGCAATGCTGCCACTGGTGGCGGACAACCGACGCGGTCACGTCAAAGTCGAGGACAGCGGCTACCTCAGCAGCACCGACAGCAACGGCTCGCACAAGCGGCTGCTGAGGCACGATGTGAGCAGCGTGTCCGAGGAGACCGACGAGACGGAGTCAGTGTGTGACGGCGCCAGCGAAAGCGGCGCCGAGAGCATCGGCACTGACAGCGTGTTTTTTGGCAACTTCCGCCGATTGTCCGAGATGTCGAAAAGCGCAGACTCCGGCGTGGATCTGGATCCGAAGAATCCGCCGTGTTACCAGCCGCTGTTCGGCGCGAGGCACGACGTCGCGGTCGTCCTGGAGAGAACAAACTTTAGTGCCAGCGATAGCGAAACCGAAAGCCTCGTCACTGTCTTACCGCCCTGCAGTAGCCAGTGCAACAGTTTGGTATCGTGA
- the sha gene encoding uncharacterized protein sha isoform X3 produces the protein MRFLALVLASCFYLLQVVVHCQELSVIRHSDGDIFTIEGSCTEACTVLSSGTASPYSRSSSSSSLLVPNSSCTCQCNFDSPIFREDLHICVNDIHECNVAGFVSNNGYVERVPYVFLPQRGQIIYPHAEIRFEGVTTPVCGIAGAQQLGRAGWSELRNLSDTEPPFRLFRDEGRTFLQWIGETGLRDAAEGRVVTAKLVCRDASPKSTSPGVFTPCVAFRVAGSPSKNNVREVMFASTSQVSQGLSATEYIAIGLSSVILALIYIASVSLYLHSRRAKRKSIEEANITLDGGRDGSGLVKNNPLLTATRHFESDTNSGLTESDLGDDLAPSDNEQGFENQITSAIVHPHCVYLEQSEGLFSAGSILGERLPEEDVRVVETADNAHQQDVPVLPGAQRRKLYFNPAYFDRQLLLAPPPAAIEFLLKIREVISIAKHKMAAKRFVPILTGIPEEGSGSERCESAKSSKQQRITPSSVPGSAAKSRKSQRCTGCPGCSESPRHLPALPVPDLPSHGESKVRAWLEDVRPPQRRWRDRAEDTRRNFQENARTFARNLEYLKELARRDLADPEERARLAGKSVSSWKDNPPMLRTFQNIAARSEILENDDRHSVSRRSTRSMFEGSEYDRYNRGKRRNDTMFRFTAGDDAINAKVRKAIENSFIKQMEENAAVENGTKRNMKDDRSNKSEDESAKTDRSSSNTEKSEKSQQPQQNNSVPKKSRKPKAPSAPPSKKKELPDMINELPGARNTAKRIMDAVIREMVDVKALDHHHVKSTDRATIGDYEVDSLERAKCSRKSSTSPDQSSTDNQSSPALSTALPMDEELTMQNAVINTRTGEMTMSKLGNQIIAERNRYNNLPELLSNQRAEYSLVSEVYVNDGYASPACSDDSGPEIQYEPENPGHLTIKVQDSPENYIKLDESEYEPDTLDRKPMKLRINDDVHYDREEIANEVYVDSLERPAQILLKSKGSFRNENSALQRDHGSLREIYEAKIKSISKDALLTNGHDVKCQTNGDSDGTVSWKKCRYLTPDSRQAKRQRKPHNQPDVVPLPPTEEIYQRPKLPRRVEDAKLLPPPSSPSKNAWDRSPVEAGDPTASNGTPVLKTDGYHVGNCLCAPQTRSGVATDEMHREDVALTEIMFLDERIDDRTVTNGCRDCPCETRIEIDDSADGYKFHGDVGAKEEVSSRGTKATREKRAAVSSSHHRSSAKNFRTRSGWNVDNHREDESRLINNDRAPNCSKTRQMMKGLSRSCDASNLDNAMLPLVADNRRGHVKVEDSGYLSSTDSNGSHKRLLRHDVSSVSEETDETESVCDGASESGAESIGTDSVFFGNFRRLSEMSKSADSGVDLDPKNPPCYQPLFGARHDVAVVLERTNFSASDSETESLVTVLPPCSSQCNSLVS, from the exons AGTGCAATGTTGCGGGGTTTGTCAGCAACAACGGCTACGTGGAGAGAGTGCCTTATGTCTTCCTACCACAACGAGGACAGATAATATATCCGCATGCGGAAATCCGCTTTGAAG GTGTGACCACTCCTGTATGCGGAATCGCCGGTGCTCAGCAATTGGGCAGGGCGGGATGGTCCGAACTGAGGAATCTCTCTGACACCGAGCCGCCTTTCAGACTGTTCCGAGACGAGGGCAGAACCTTCTTACAG TGGATTGGCGAAACTGGACTGAGAGACGCTGCGGAAGGACGAGTCGTGACAGCCAAACTAGTCTGCAGAGATGCCTCGCCCAAGTCGACGTCTCCCGGGGTTTTCACACCCTGCGTGGCATTCAGAGTTGCCGGTTCACCCTCCAAAAATA ATGTACGAGAAGTGATGTTCGCATCGACGTCTCAGGTGTCACAAGGTTTATCGGCTACGGAGTACATCGCCATTGGCCTTTCTTCCGTCATCTTGGCCCTTATATATATAGCCAGCGTATCGTTATATTTGCATAGCAGAAGAGCTAAAAGAAAATCCATCGAGGAAGCGAACATCACTCTCGACGGTGGTCGAGACGGCAGCGGATTAGtgaaaaataatccattattgaCCGCTACGAGACACTTCGAGAGTGACACTAATAGCGGACTTACCGAGAGTGATTTGGGCGACGATCTCGCTCCGAGCGATAACGAGCAAGGCTTCGAAAAC CAGATAACGTCTGCGATCGTTCATCCGCATTGCGTGTATCTGGAGCAATCGGAAGGGCTTTTCTCGGCAGGTTCTATTCTGGGCGAGAGATTGCCGGAAGAGGATGTACGCGTCGTGGAGACGGCTGACAACGCGCATCAGCAGGATGTACCGGTTCTTCCAGGTGCTCAACGGAGGAAATTGTACTTCAATCCCGCGTACTTCGATCGACAGCTATTGCTG GCTCCACCGCCGGCTGCCATCGAGTTCCTGCTCAAAATCCGAGAAGTCATCTCCATCGCCAAGCACAAAATGGCAGCGAAAAGATTTGTTCCTATCCTTACAG GTATTCCGGAAGAGGGGAGTGGTTCCGAGCGATGCGAGTCGGCGAAGTCGAGCAAACAGCAGCGGATCACGCCGAGTTCCGTCCCGGGCTCAGCCGCAAAATCGCGCAAGTCGCAGCGATGCACCGGATGCCCCGGCTGCAGCGAGTCTCCCCGACATCTTCCCGCTCTTCCTGTGCCCGATCTGCCGAGCCACGGTGAGAGCAAGGTGCGCGCCTGGCTGGAGGACGTGCGACCGCCGCAACGTCGCTGGCGGGACCGGGCCGAGGACACGCGCAGAAACTTCCAGGAAAATGCCCGCACGTTCGCGCGGAATCTCGAGTACCTGAAGGAACTAGCCAGACGCGACTTGGCCGATCCGGAGGAACGTGCGCGTCTGGCCGGCAAGTCGGTGTCTTCGTGGAAGGACAACCCGCCGATGCTGAGAACCTTCCAGAACATCGCCGCCAGGAGCGAGATTCTGGAGAACGACGATCGTCACAGCGTGTCCAGACGATCGACCAGGTCTATGTTCGAGGGATCCGAATACGATCGTTACAACCGTGGCAAGCGGCGAAACGATACGATGTTCCGATTCACCGCCGGCGACGACGCGATAAACGCGAAAGTCCGCAAGGCCATCGAGAATTCCTTCATCAAGCAGATGGAAGAGAACGCGGCCGTGGAGAACGGGACGAAAAGGAATATGAAGGACGACAGGAGCAACAAGAGCGAGGACGAGTCGGCGAAAACAGACAGGTCGTCCAGCAACACAgagaaatcggaaaaatcgcaGCAACCCCAGCAAAACAATTCCGTGCCGAAGAAATCGAGGAAACCGAAAGCGCCGAGCGCACCGCCGTCGAAGAAGAAGGAACTTCCGGACATGATCAACGAGCTGCCCGGCGCGAGAAACACCGCGAAGCGCATCATGGACGCCGTGATACGCGAGATGGTGGACGTGAAAGCGTTGGATCATCATCATGTGAAATCGACCGATCGCGCGACGATCGGCGACTATGAGGTGGACAGTCTGGAGCGTGCCAAGTGTAGCCGGAAGTCATCCACGTCGCCGGATCAGTCATCGACGGACAATCAGTCCAGTCCGGCGCTGTCCACGGCGCTGCCGATGGACGAGGAGCTGACGATGCAGAACGCCGTGATTAACACACGCACCGGCGAGATGACGATGTCGAAGCTCGGCAATCAGATCATCGCCGAGAGAAACCGCTACAACAATCTGCCGGAACTGCTCAGCAATCAACGCGCGGAATACTCGCTCGTGAGTGAGGTGTACGTGAACGACGGCTACGCGAGTCCGGCCTGCAGTGACGACAGTGGTCCAGAGATCCAGTACGAACCGGAGAACCCGGGCCACTTGACTATCAAGGTGCAAGACTCGCCGGAAAATTACATCAAACTGGACGAGTCCGAGTACGAGCCGGACACGCTGGACCGGAAGCCGATGAAGCTGCGGATCAACGACGACGTGCACTACGATCGGGAGGAGATTGCCAATGAAGTCTATGTGGACTCGCTGGAGCGACCGGCTCAGATTTTGCTGAAGAGCAAAGGCAGCTTCCGCAACGAGAATTCCGCGCTGCAACGCGACCACGGCAGTCTGCGGGAGATCTATGAAGCGAAGATCAAATCAATCTCGAAGGACGCGCTCTTGACGAACGGTCACGACGTGAAGTGTCAAACGAACGGCGATTCGGACGGCACTGTTTCGTGGAAAAAGTGCCGGTATCTAACGCCGGACAGCAGGCAAGCGAAGAGACAACGAAAGCCGCACAATCAGCCGGACGTGGTGCCGCTGCCGCCCACGGAGGAGATCTATCAGCGGCCGAAGCTGCCGCGGCGCGTCGAGGACGCGAAGCTACTGCCACCGCCGTCGTCTCCGTCAAAAAACGCCTGGGACAGGAGTCCTGTCGAAGCGGGTGACCCTACGGCCAGCAACGGCACTCCTGTCCTAAAAACCGACGGATATCATGTAGGGAACTGTCTCTGCGCGCCGCAGACTCGATCTGGCGTCGCGACCGACGAGATGCACCGCGAGGACGTTGCTTTGACAGAAATAATGTTTCTCGACGAGAGGATCGACGATCGTACCGTGACGAACGGTTGCAGGGACTGCCCGTGCGAGACGCGAATCGAAATCGACGATTCTGCGGACGGGTACAAGTTCCATGGAGACGTTGGCGCCAAGGAGGAAGTATCGTCGCGAGGAACGAAGGCGACTCGGGAGAAACGGGCGGCCGTGAGCTCCTCACATCACAGAAGCTCCGCAAAAAATTTCAGGACGCGATCAGGATGGAACGTTGATAATCATCGGGAGGACGAAAGCAGATTGATCAATAATGACAGAGCGCCGAATTGCTCCAAGACGAGGCAGATGATGAAGGGTCTGTCGAGGAGCTGCGACGCGTCGAACTTGGACAACGCAATGCTGCCACTGGTGGCGGACAACCGACGCGGTCACGTCAAAGTCGAGGACAGCGGCTACCTCAGCAGCACCGACAGCAACGGCTCGCACAAGCGGCTGCTGAGGCACGATGTGAGCAGCGTGTCCGAGGAGACCGACGAGACGGAGTCAGTGTGTGACGGCGCCAGCGAAAGCGGCGCCGAGAGCATCGGCACTGACAGCGTGTTTTTTGGCAACTTCCGCCGATTGTCCGAGATGTCGAAAAGCGCAGACTCCGGCGTGGATCTGGATCCGAAGAATCCGCCGTGTTACCAGCCGCTGTTCGGCGCGAGGCACGACGTCGCGGTCGTCCTGGAGAGAACAAACTTTAGTGCCAGCGATAGCGAAACCGAAAGCCTCGTCACTGTCTTACCGCCCTGCAGTAGCCAGTGCAACAGTTTGGTATCGTGA